A region from the Variovorax sp. RKNM96 genome encodes:
- the pstB gene encoding phosphate ABC transporter ATP-binding protein PstB gives MPNTVAQPSRSKISVKDLNFYYGKFHALKGINLEIPENKVTAFIGPSGCGKSTLLRTFNRMFELYPEQRAEGTIALDGENLLTSKQDVALIRAKIGMVFQKPTPFPMSIYDNIAFGVKLFENLSASEMDDRVEWALKKAALWTEVRDKLQQSGSGLSGGQQQRLCIARGIAIKPEVLLLDEPCSALDPISTAKIEELIAELKNEYTVVIVTHNMQQAARCSDYTAYMYLGDLIEFGATEQMFFKPQRKETEDYITGRFG, from the coding sequence ATGCCAAATACCGTCGCACAACCGTCGCGCTCGAAGATCTCGGTCAAGGACCTGAACTTCTACTACGGCAAATTCCACGCGCTCAAGGGCATCAACCTCGAGATTCCCGAGAACAAGGTCACGGCCTTCATCGGCCCGTCGGGCTGCGGCAAGTCGACCTTGCTGCGCACCTTCAATCGCATGTTCGAGCTCTATCCCGAGCAGCGCGCCGAGGGCACGATCGCCCTGGACGGCGAGAACCTGCTCACCTCCAAGCAGGACGTGGCACTCATCCGGGCCAAGATCGGCATGGTGTTCCAGAAGCCCACGCCGTTCCCGATGTCGATCTACGACAACATCGCCTTCGGCGTGAAGCTGTTCGAGAACCTCTCGGCCAGCGAGATGGACGACCGCGTCGAGTGGGCCCTGAAGAAGGCCGCCCTCTGGACCGAAGTGCGCGACAAGCTGCAGCAAAGCGGCTCTGGCCTCTCCGGCGGCCAGCAGCAGCGCCTGTGCATTGCGCGCGGCATCGCGATCAAGCCCGAAGTGCTGCTGCTCGACGAGCCGTGCTCCGCGCTCGACCCGATCTCGACGGCCAAGATCGAAGAACTGATCGCCGAGCTCAAAAACGAGTACACCGTGGTCATCGTGACGCACAACATGCAGCAGGCGGCCCGCTGCAGCGACTACACCGCCTACATGTACCTGGGTGACCTGATCGAATTCGGCGCGACGGAACAGATGTTCTTCAAGCCGCAGCGCAAGGAAACCGAGGACTACATCACCGGCCGTTTCGGCTAA